A single Brucella intermedia LMG 3301 DNA region contains:
- a CDS encoding YnfA family protein — translation MQFAIYAAAALFEIAGCFAFWAWLKLDKSPLWLAPGMVCLALFAYLLTLIESNVAGRAYAAYGGIYIIASILWIWFAEGARPDRWDVVGACTAFAGTCIILFAPRS, via the coding sequence TTGCAATTCGCGATATACGCCGCCGCAGCCCTCTTTGAAATTGCCGGATGCTTCGCCTTCTGGGCATGGTTGAAACTCGACAAGTCACCGCTCTGGCTGGCGCCCGGCATGGTGTGCCTCGCATTGTTCGCCTATCTGCTGACACTGATTGAAAGCAATGTCGCCGGTCGCGCCTACGCGGCTTATGGCGGCATCTATATCATCGCGTCGATCCTTTGGATCTGGTTCGCAGAGGGCGCCCGCCCCGATCGCTGGGATGTCGTCGGCGCATGCACGGCCTTCGCCGGTACATGCATCATTCTGTTCGCGCCGCGCTCCTGA
- a CDS encoding F0F1 ATP synthase subunit A produces MAGPIEQFAIKPIVELGEIGGQPVAFTNSALFMMLTALSAAAFMFLSSKRGSVVPGRWQSSAEILYEFVSKTLRENAGEKGMTFFPLVFSLFLFILFANLIGMFPYAFTVTSHIIVTFALAMLVFLTVTIYGLVRHGFGFFRLFMPAGVPVVLAPIIVPIEIMSYISRPVSHSVRLFAVMLAGHITLKVFAGFVIGLGSLGTLGILTAVLPLAMTVALTALELLMAIIQAYVFTMLTCMYLNDALHPSH; encoded by the coding sequence ATGGCAGGACCGATCGAACAATTTGCAATCAAGCCCATCGTTGAACTTGGCGAAATCGGCGGACAGCCGGTTGCTTTCACCAATTCCGCACTTTTCATGATGCTGACAGCGCTGAGCGCGGCTGCATTCATGTTCCTCTCGTCCAAAAGGGGCAGCGTGGTCCCGGGACGCTGGCAGTCCTCCGCCGAGATTCTCTACGAATTCGTGTCGAAGACATTGCGCGAGAATGCCGGTGAGAAAGGCATGACCTTCTTCCCCCTCGTCTTCTCGCTGTTTCTGTTCATCCTGTTCGCCAATCTGATCGGCATGTTTCCCTACGCATTCACGGTGACCAGCCATATCATCGTGACCTTCGCGCTGGCCATGCTCGTCTTTCTGACAGTGACGATCTACGGGCTTGTGCGCCACGGCTTCGGGTTCTTCCGGCTGTTCATGCCTGCGGGCGTACCGGTCGTGCTCGCACCGATCATCGTGCCGATAGAGATCATGTCCTATATCTCGCGCCCGGTCAGTCATTCAGTCCGTCTCTTCGCCGTCATGCTGGCGGGGCACATCACGCTGAAGGTCTTTGCCGGCTTCGTCATCGGGCTCGGCAGCCTTGGAACGCTAGGCATATTGACCGCCGTACTGCCGCTTGCCATGACCGTCGCGCTGACGGCGCTCGAATTGCTGATGGCGATCATTCAGGCTTATGTCTTCACCATGCTGACCTGCATGTATCTCAACGATGCACTGCATCCGTCGCACTGA
- a CDS encoding undecaprenyl-phosphate glucose phosphotransferase, with translation MIRGNVVRDNDALSPFGRKAMEASSKQDAGTHGPVKLGPLARQMAEQYQRETFSPLMLSGVMRMVEFGLVFLSGIASFLLYVGLGTHLIFYYPLTIIAGGALFVLMMEINDGYQINVLRSPGRYLRRLFISWAAVLGTLAIAGFLMKSSSDFSRGWFLYWALSACVLLVLSRLFIAWKIKRWARNGTMERRAVIVGGGPNAELLIRSLEQQPDNDIRICGIFDDRDDKRSPPIVAGYPKLGNINELIEFARIARIDMLIVSLPISAEARVLALLKKLWVLPVDIRLSALNNHLRFRPRAYSYVGAVPMLDIFDKPINDWDSVAKRVFDVVFSILGIVLLSPIMIGTAIAIKLDSKGPVIFKQKRHGFNNEIINVWKFRSMYTEMCDPSAKQAVTKNDPRVTRVGRFIRKASIDELPQFFNVLAGSLSLVGPRPHAVAAHSHNVLYNEVVDGYFARHRVKPGVTGWAQINGWRGEIDNENKIRMRTEFDLYYIENWSLWLDLKILFLTPIRLLNTENAY, from the coding sequence ATGCCGGGACACACGGTCCCGTGAAACTCGGCCCCCTTGCGCGCCAGATGGCAGAGCAATATCAGCGCGAAACATTTTCGCCGCTGATGTTGAGCGGCGTCATGCGCATGGTGGAGTTCGGGCTTGTCTTCCTGTCCGGCATTGCGAGCTTTCTGCTTTATGTCGGCCTCGGTACGCATCTCATCTTCTATTACCCACTCACAATCATCGCGGGGGGCGCGCTTTTCGTCCTGATGATGGAGATCAACGACGGCTATCAGATCAACGTGCTGCGCAGTCCAGGCCGTTATCTGCGGCGGCTGTTCATCAGCTGGGCTGCCGTACTGGGAACGCTGGCCATCGCCGGCTTCCTGATGAAGTCCTCCTCCGATTTCTCGCGCGGCTGGTTCCTTTACTGGGCGCTCAGCGCCTGTGTTCTACTCGTGCTCTCGCGTCTCTTCATCGCCTGGAAAATCAAGCGCTGGGCACGAAACGGCACGATGGAACGCCGCGCCGTCATCGTTGGCGGGGGGCCCAATGCAGAACTGCTCATTCGATCACTGGAACAGCAGCCCGACAACGATATCCGCATTTGCGGAATTTTCGACGATCGCGATGACAAGCGCTCGCCGCCCATCGTCGCGGGTTATCCCAAACTCGGCAATATCAATGAATTGATCGAGTTCGCCCGCATTGCCCGTATCGACATGCTGATCGTGTCGCTGCCGATCAGCGCCGAAGCCCGCGTGCTGGCCCTGTTGAAAAAGCTCTGGGTCCTGCCTGTCGATATTCGCCTTTCAGCCCTCAACAATCACCTGCGTTTCCGCCCGCGTGCCTATTCCTATGTGGGCGCGGTGCCAATGCTGGATATTTTCGACAAGCCGATCAACGATTGGGACTCCGTCGCCAAACGCGTCTTCGATGTCGTGTTCAGCATTCTGGGCATCGTTCTGCTTTCGCCCATCATGATCGGCACGGCGATTGCCATCAAGCTGGACAGCAAGGGTCCTGTGATCTTCAAGCAGAAGCGGCATGGCTTCAACAACGAAATCATCAATGTCTGGAAGTTCCGGTCGATGTACACCGAGATGTGCGACCCTTCTGCGAAGCAGGCCGTTACCAAAAACGACCCTCGCGTCACGCGTGTCGGGCGTTTCATTCGCAAGGCTTCCATCGACGAGCTGCCGCAGTTCTTCAATGTTCTGGCAGGCTCCCTGTCTCTCGTAGGCCCACGCCCGCATGCGGTCGCAGCCCATTCGCATAATGTACTCTATAACGAAGTGGTCGACGGCTATTTCGCACGGCACCGCGTGAAGCCCGGCGTCACCGGGTGGGCGCAGATCAACGGCTGGCGCGGCGAAATCGACAATGAAAACAAGATCCGTATGCGGACGGAATTCGATCTCTACTACATCGAAAACTGGTCGCTCTGGCTTGATCTCAAGATTCTGTTCCTGACGCCGATACGGCTCCTCAATACGGAAAACGCCTATTGA
- the sugE gene encoding quaternary ammonium compound efflux SMR transporter SugE, translating into MAWIYLAVAGILEVVWAFFMKKSEGFSLLKPSVITIVTMIGSFALLSIAMRSLPLGTAYAIWTGIGAVGAFVVGIVILGEAATFFRVASVTLILAGIIGLKLSSS; encoded by the coding sequence ATGGCATGGATTTATCTGGCCGTGGCCGGGATTCTCGAAGTTGTCTGGGCCTTCTTCATGAAAAAATCGGAAGGGTTTTCCCTTCTCAAACCGAGCGTCATCACCATCGTGACGATGATCGGCAGCTTCGCTCTGTTGTCGATAGCCATGCGCAGCCTGCCGCTCGGCACGGCCTATGCAATATGGACGGGTATCGGCGCGGTGGGCGCTTTCGTGGTGGGGATCGTCATCCTCGGCGAAGCGGCCACCTTCTTCCGCGTCGCAAGCGTGACGCTGATCCTCGCCGGTATCATCGGATTGAAACTCTCATCCAGTTGA
- a CDS encoding integration host factor subunit alpha, which produces MGGKTVTRADLAEAVYRKVGLSRTESAALVEMILDEVCDAIVNGETVKLSSFATFQVRDKNERIGRNPKTGEEVPILPRRVMTFKASNVLKQRILQEHQKREAKSQK; this is translated from the coding sequence ATGGGAGGTAAAACGGTCACGCGAGCTGATCTGGCAGAGGCTGTTTACCGGAAGGTAGGCCTTTCCAGAACGGAGTCGGCGGCTCTTGTCGAGATGATCCTCGACGAAGTCTGTGACGCTATCGTCAACGGCGAAACGGTGAAATTGTCGTCCTTCGCGACATTTCAGGTTCGCGACAAGAACGAGCGCATTGGCCGTAATCCGAAAACAGGCGAGGAAGTTCCAATTCTTCCCCGCCGTGTGATGACTTTCAAAGCTTCTAACGTTCTCAAGCAGCGTATTCTGCAGGAACATCAGAAGCGCGAAGCCAAAAGCCAGAAATAA
- a CDS encoding O-antigen ligase family protein, with translation MTSVAQRLDGNPRPALTLPADAARKRALNRLIANSAIGLGVFLLGFVMSEPAPYELYMVGLIALALLFGLRLTRTSLMLLAILAVFNFGGMISVMQMADVKKAPLYIAVSLFLAFTSVFFAAVIEADYRRLRTIFNAYLLVGMLSSLLGIAGYFGLFPGAENFTRYGRAQGAFQDPNVYGPFLILPLTWTLYRIMRGSLRDVAVYLPLCCLLTLGVLVSFSRAAWAMVPLSFVVLFGVLFLQTNSNRFRLRLIAIGLLAVVVIILAILIILQIPGVGEFFRERARLEQSYDSARLGRFARHWLGMVLATQRPLGIGPLEFGPMFGEDTHNIWLKAVLDYGWIGFMAFLTLTFLTLAIGFKLLFRNRPWQPFLLVAYATYLGHVLIGNVIDTDHWRHFYLLFGIIWGCAGLEYKYQLSLKLKEGSGEQNLAIRDIRRRSPL, from the coding sequence TTGACCAGCGTTGCGCAAAGGCTTGACGGAAATCCGCGTCCAGCTTTGACGCTGCCGGCGGATGCGGCGCGCAAGCGCGCGCTCAACCGCCTCATCGCCAACAGCGCAATCGGCCTCGGCGTCTTTCTGCTCGGCTTTGTGATGAGCGAGCCTGCGCCGTATGAACTCTACATGGTTGGCCTTATCGCGCTGGCATTGCTGTTCGGCCTGCGGTTGACGCGAACCAGCCTGATGCTGCTGGCGATCCTCGCGGTGTTCAATTTCGGCGGCATGATCTCGGTCATGCAGATGGCTGACGTCAAGAAAGCCCCGCTCTATATTGCCGTTTCGCTGTTTCTGGCTTTTACATCGGTATTCTTCGCGGCGGTGATCGAAGCAGACTACCGGCGCCTGCGAACCATCTTCAACGCCTATCTTCTCGTCGGCATGCTCTCGTCCCTCCTCGGCATTGCAGGTTATTTCGGTCTTTTCCCGGGAGCGGAAAACTTCACGCGTTATGGACGCGCGCAAGGCGCTTTTCAGGACCCCAATGTCTATGGGCCCTTCCTGATATTGCCGCTGACCTGGACGCTTTATCGCATCATGCGCGGGAGCCTGCGCGATGTGGCTGTCTATCTGCCGCTCTGCTGCCTGCTCACGCTTGGCGTACTGGTGTCCTTTTCGCGCGCGGCATGGGCGATGGTCCCCCTGTCTTTCGTCGTATTGTTTGGGGTGCTGTTTCTACAGACCAACAGCAATCGCTTCCGCCTTCGCCTGATCGCAATCGGTCTCCTTGCCGTTGTGGTCATCATTCTCGCGATCCTGATTATCCTGCAGATCCCCGGCGTCGGCGAGTTCTTTCGCGAGCGCGCACGTCTTGAACAAAGCTACGACAGCGCAAGGCTTGGACGTTTCGCGCGGCATTGGCTTGGAATGGTTCTGGCCACGCAGCGTCCTCTGGGTATCGGGCCGCTGGAATTCGGGCCGATGTTCGGCGAAGACACCCACAATATCTGGCTCAAGGCCGTGCTCGACTATGGCTGGATCGGCTTCATGGCTTTTCTGACACTGACATTTCTGACACTCGCGATCGGCTTCAAGCTGCTGTTTCGCAATCGCCCCTGGCAGCCATTTCTATTGGTGGCCTATGCAACCTATCTCGGGCATGTCCTGATCGGCAATGTCATCGATACCGATCACTGGCGTCATTTTTATCTGCTTTTCGGAATAATCTGGGGTTGTGCGGGGCTGGAATACAAGTATCAGCTTTCACTCAAACTCAAAGAAGGCTCAGGAGAGCAGAACCTTGCAATTCGCGATATACGCCGCCGCAGCCCTCTTTGA
- a CDS encoding MBL fold metallo-hydrolase: MTISRRNFIVTASAAGAGLALSPLELARAAAETGGSKVPNPSQVENPGFHRFQFGDFEITTLSDGRRAGEAPEKTYAVGQDPKAVAALLEENLLPADRFVNSFTPVLINTGKELVLFDTGMGAGAREAGLGRLASALEASGYKTDDVSLVVLSHFHPDHIGGLMEDGKPAFANARYAAGQKEFYFWTDPARLDSPAKTVAEMVAKNVKPLADKMTFLGDDSEVVSGIHSVAAYGHTPGHLAFRIETGGKSLMLISDTANHFVITLQRPEWHVSFDIDKEAAVQTRKRMFDMIATDRLPFIGYHMPFPALAYLKREGEGYRYIAETYQLREK, encoded by the coding sequence ATGACCATCTCAAGACGTAATTTCATTGTTACAGCATCTGCTGCCGGGGCCGGACTGGCCTTGTCGCCGCTGGAGCTTGCCAGGGCAGCAGCCGAAACAGGCGGTTCCAAAGTGCCAAATCCTTCACAGGTAGAAAATCCGGGCTTCCATCGTTTCCAGTTCGGTGATTTCGAAATCACCACCCTTTCCGATGGGCGCAGGGCAGGCGAGGCGCCCGAAAAGACTTATGCGGTGGGACAGGACCCGAAGGCGGTCGCCGCACTTCTCGAGGAAAACCTTCTGCCCGCTGACCGTTTCGTCAACAGTTTCACACCGGTGCTCATCAATACAGGCAAGGAGCTTGTGCTGTTCGACACAGGCATGGGGGCTGGCGCTCGCGAGGCGGGGCTCGGCAGGCTGGCCAGCGCGCTGGAAGCCTCTGGTTACAAGACGGATGATGTCTCGCTGGTCGTGCTGAGCCATTTCCACCCCGATCATATCGGTGGGTTGATGGAAGACGGCAAGCCAGCCTTCGCCAATGCCCGATACGCGGCGGGACAGAAGGAGTTCTATTTCTGGACAGACCCCGCGCGGCTCGACAGTCCCGCGAAGACAGTTGCCGAAATGGTGGCAAAAAACGTCAAGCCTCTGGCCGACAAGATGACGTTTCTGGGGGATGACAGCGAGGTCGTATCCGGCATCCATTCCGTGGCCGCCTACGGCCACACGCCGGGTCACCTTGCTTTCCGGATCGAAACGGGCGGCAAGTCACTCATGCTCATCTCGGACACGGCAAACCATTTCGTCATCACCTTGCAGCGGCCCGAATGGCACGTTTCCTTCGATATCGACAAGGAGGCCGCCGTCCAGACCCGCAAGCGCATGTTCGACATGATCGCGACGGACAGGCTGCCCTTCATCGGCTATCATATGCCGTTTCCCGCCTTGGCCTATCTCAAGCGGGAAGGTGAGGGCTATCGCTACATCGCGGAAACCTATCAGCTCCGTGAGAAATAG
- a CDS encoding MerR family transcriptional regulator, which produces MDKSPDAFRTISEVAEDLDLPQHVLRFWETRFTQIKPMKRGGGRRYYRPLDVELLKGIRHLLYDQGYTIKGVQRLLRENNAQFIIALGNGDVQAIEAITRQKQAAADKRAAEEAADNEMALPSGIKAPQPARKLFGLLKGEEDGPIGADGRRPSKDNRSLLQEALFDLLECKRLLDQVR; this is translated from the coding sequence ATGGACAAGAGCCCTGATGCGTTCAGGACGATCAGCGAAGTAGCGGAGGACCTCGATCTTCCGCAGCATGTGCTGCGTTTCTGGGAAACACGCTTTACCCAGATCAAGCCAATGAAGCGTGGCGGTGGCCGCCGATATTATCGCCCGCTCGACGTGGAATTGCTGAAGGGCATTCGCCATCTCCTCTATGATCAGGGCTACACCATCAAGGGTGTGCAGCGTCTGCTCCGCGAAAACAATGCGCAGTTCATCATCGCGCTTGGCAATGGCGACGTGCAGGCCATAGAGGCGATCACGCGCCAGAAGCAGGCCGCCGCCGACAAGCGGGCTGCCGAAGAGGCGGCGGATAATGAAATGGCTTTGCCTAGCGGCATCAAGGCGCCGCAACCGGCCCGCAAGCTTTTCGGTCTCCTGAAGGGCGAGGAAGATGGTCCCATTGGCGCTGATGGAAGGCGTCCGTCGAAGGATAATCGCTCGCTGTTGCAGGAGGCATTATTCGACCTGCTCGAATGCAAGCGTCTTCTCGATCAGGTTCGCTGA
- a CDS encoding SDR family oxidoreductase, producing MRNVLVTGGSRGIGRAAILRSAAQGWSVALNYAGNERAAQQTAAEAARLGAKALAIQGDISSEEDVIAMFDKAEAGLGPLKGVVLNAGIVAQTMPLADMSAERLKTMFDVNVYGTYLCAREAARRLQPDSSIVIVSSMASRLGSPFEYVDYAGAKGALDTLTIGLSKELAPKGIRVNAVRPGLIDTDIHASGGNPDRAARLGAGTPVGRAGKAEEVAEAIFWLLNDAPAYVTGTFIDVAGGR from the coding sequence ATGAGGAACGTTCTGGTCACCGGTGGAAGTCGCGGCATCGGTCGCGCTGCTATCCTGCGCAGTGCGGCGCAGGGTTGGTCCGTGGCCTTGAATTATGCCGGGAACGAACGGGCTGCACAGCAAACAGCGGCCGAAGCAGCGAGGCTCGGTGCGAAAGCGCTGGCCATCCAGGGCGACATATCCAGCGAAGAGGACGTGATCGCCATGTTCGACAAGGCCGAAGCGGGGCTTGGTCCGCTGAAAGGCGTGGTCCTGAACGCCGGCATCGTGGCCCAGACTATGCCGCTTGCGGACATGAGCGCCGAGCGCCTGAAAACCATGTTCGACGTGAATGTTTATGGCACATATCTGTGCGCCCGCGAGGCGGCGCGACGCTTGCAGCCGGACAGCTCCATCGTCATCGTTTCGTCCATGGCGTCACGTCTCGGGTCGCCCTTTGAATATGTGGATTATGCCGGAGCGAAAGGTGCACTCGATACGCTGACGATCGGCCTGTCGAAGGAACTGGCGCCAAAGGGCATCCGGGTCAATGCGGTGCGACCGGGCCTGATCGATACCGATATTCATGCAAGCGGAGGCAACCCGGATCGCGCGGCGCGACTGGGCGCCGGTACGCCGGTGGGGCGGGCCGGAAAGGCGGAGGAGGTCGCCGAAGCCATTTTCTGGCTGTTGAACGACGCTCCCGCTTATGTCACCGGCACATTCATCGATGTTGCCGGCGGACGCTAG